GATCCGCACCCCGTGGCGGGCGAACGCCTTCGCCAGCGCCGGACCCTGGTAGGCGCTGTCGACCCACACCAGTTTTAGCAGTCGGCCCGGCTGTTCCATGAATGCCTCCAGCAGCGCCGGGGCGGCCTTGGAGTCATGCACATCCGCTGTGGTCACGGTGACCTCCAGGAGCAGGCCCTCTGTGTCGGTCAGGATGTGGCGCTTGCGGCCGTCACATGACTTGCCGCCGTCGTATCCGCGACTGTCCTCACCGACGGTTTCGGAGGCGTCCACCGACTGACTGTCGATGATCCCCCCACTGGGCTCGGCGTTGCGGCCCGTGCGTTCCCTCGCCGAGCGTCGCAGGCGTTCGTACAGCTCACGCACGTAGTCGTAGGACCGCCAGCGGCGGAAGAAATCGTAGACCGCCCGCCAGTACGGGAAGTCGACCGGCAGAGCCGTCCACTTCACACCGTTGTCGACGAGGTAGCGCACCGCGTCGAGCATCTCGCGATGGCAAAACGCCTCCGGGCGCCCGCCCCGCTTCAGGAGCCAGGCCGGCACCGGCATCACGGAGCGGACCTCGGCCCACTCCGCGTCCGTCATGTCACTCGGATAGCAGCCTGCCCGCCGCCCCGCAGCGATCGAACCGAACCGGTGCACGTAGCAGTCACACCCAAGGGTGACCGCAGTGGACGCAGGCACAGCAGAGATGGTCAACTCGTCCGACAACGGGCCTCCTTGCTCGTGACCGGCCTCAACAACCACGTCACTACCAAGGGGCCCGTTTCTCTATGCCCACGACCGCACCGGCATCTCTGTCCGAATGATCACCCGCACCGCGGGCTTCGAACGAGATCCGGTTTGCCACAACGCACTCAGAGCCGCAAAGCCCCCAGGAATGGGAGCAGTGGCTACGGGCGACCCGGACGGCGGTGCGCGGCAACGCGCTCACCCTCATCCCGGACGCAGGTCAGCCGGACGATCGTGTCGCCTTCCGACTGATTCACGTCCACTGCCACCGCTGGCGCGGTAGCCGTGGACCGGCAAATCTGGCTGCCCGTGGGCCTTCAGGGCCTGCTTGAGCCGGATACGGTCAACGCCGCCCGTCCGGTTCTGAGGGGGGTACGGCGCAGCAATGCGCCGCACCTACCCGACAGGTGGAATCGGCCTATCGGCAGATCAAGACCTTCCAGCGGGGCCGGCAGGAAGTTCTGCGATCCACCGACCCGCAGCTGGTAAGCCAGGAAGTGTGGGCGCACCTGGTCGTGCACCACTGCCTGACCGGCATCATCATGCAACTCGCTGACAGCAACGGCATCGACCCGGACCGCATCTCGTTCGTCAAGGTCCTCAAGCACACCCGACGCAGCGTGGTCCGCCAGCTCGCCGACACCCCGTCGAAGATCCGCCGGTTCCTGACCGCGCTGGCGGCCAAGGTCCGCCGGAAACTCGACAGTGGCACCTGCCGACTGCGAGAGGCAGACCGCTTCCTGAAACGGCAACTCGCTGTACTCCTACCGGCCGAAGGACAAACCGAAAGCCCCACCACGCCACGCACCCGCCAGGACCATCACACTGCAGGCGACGATAGTTCAGTAGTCAAACAACGGCATTGTGTGCCAGGTGGGAAGTGGCAGACCGTGATCTCGAGCCCACTCTCCTGCGCGAAGGCGTGCAGATGCTACTTCCATGTCCAGCGGCGGGGATCGTTGGAGCCGCCGGAGTCGGCGGTGATCAGCAGCCGGGTGGCGTCCGGGTGGTCAGCTTGTCCGCCGTGCTGCCACCAGCGGCGGATGGACTCCACCGCGAACTCGGAGGTGTCATGATCGGTTCCGATGTTGCCCCAGCCGCTGTTGTGGGCAATGTCGTAGATCCCGAAGGGGATGACTACCGGCTGGTCGCTGGTGATGAAGGTATGGCAGTCCGCTTTGATCGGGTTTCCGCCCGGTCGTCAGGTGCGGCCGGACCGGTCGCGGTCGCCGAGCCTCTTTGGTCTTGGTGTCGATACTGATCACCGGCTGGTTGTCGTTGAGGAAGGCGGCGGCGGTGCGGTTCAGGTGGGCGAACTGGGCATCGCGGTCCGGATGGCCGACGCCCTCGTGGGTCTTCGCGGTGCCCTGCAGGCTGTAGCCCAGGGTGTGCAGCAGGTGCCCGACGGTCGTGGCGCTGACCGGGTGGCCCTGGTCGGTCAACGACGATGCCAAGGCGCGCAGCGACAGCGTGGTCCAGCGCAGCGGGTAGACGGGGTCGCCGCGAGTGTGCGGCTCGATCAACGCCTCGAGTGCCGGCAGTAGACCGGAATCGGTGGTCGTCAAAGGCTTGCGGCCGCCTCCCGGAACCCGGATCCGACGGGTCGGTGCAGGCTGCCCGGCCAGCTCGGCGATGCCGCGTGCGATGGTGGCGGTGCTGGTACCGGAGGCCGCCGCCACCAGAGTGATGCCGCCGTGGCCGATCGCGGTGGCCTCGCTGGCCAGATAGAGCCGACGACGGCGCTCATCAAGGTGCGGCAGGATCTGGTCGAACTTTGTCTGCAGGGCTTCGGCCGCTGTACGGGGGTGGGGATGCGTAGCCATGCCGCAGCCTCCCACCGGCACCCTGACGATGACGATGCTTCAGATCAAAACTGACAGTTATTCAATTGCAAGCCCCCAGGCGGCAGCAGGGCGGCCACTTCGCCGGCGAGCTGCTCGGCGCCGGTCAGCGCGGCCACGCCGCAGTGGAGCGGGGAACTATGCGTTCCCCGCTCCTGGACCTCCGGCCCCGATTGATGCCGCCTCGCGGGCTGGAACAGTGGCACCCCCGCTCCGTTGGGAGCGAGGTTGCCGTTGCCGTTCACCGCGTAGGTCAGCGGTGCCCTGAGGTCAGGTAGCCGACTGGTCACTTTGAGGGGGCGGGGCGCCGCCGGCGGCGAGTCTCATCAGCGGGGAGTCGAAGTCGACGTCCGCCGCAGTCTGCTCCGTGCGTGTCGCGTTCCCGCCGAAGTGATGCTGGTAGCTGGACCAGGCGTTGTCGGCGATCGCGGCGCCGACGCCCGAGCTCATCAACACCGCGAGTTCGGTGGCCGCGCGGCCGATGCGCGCGCCGAGGGCCGAGTCGCCCCAGTCCTCCGGTGCGGCGAAGACCGAGGTGGGTACTGTCAGTGTGCGCATGAATGCGAGCATAGGGCGCATGTGGTCGTCGACGACCAGTGCGTGGCGGGCACTTCCGGCCGTCGCGGCCAGCAGCAGGGGTTTGGCGACGATCAGGTCGTTGTCGAGCACGTCGAAGAACGACTTGAACAGTCCGCTGATGCCGGCGGTGTAGACCGGCGAGGATGCGATCACGCCGTCCGCGGCGGCGAGCTGCCGGATCGTCGCCAGGAGCCGTTCGCCGGGGAAGCCGGAGACGATGGCCTGCGCGATGTCCACGGCGATGGGGGCAAGTTCGATGACCTGGATCGTAAGGGCGCGGCCTTGTATGCGGAGCAGGTCAGCGGTCTTCTGCGCTATGCGGTCGGCCAGCAACCGGGACGACGAGGGATTGCCGGTCCCGCCGCTGACGACCACGAGAGAGAGCGATGGATGGGCCGGCTGCTCCCGATCGGCCTGAGGGTGTGCCGTGTCGTCGGTCATGGTCAGCCGATCTCGGGGTAGCGGGCGGCGAACGCCGGGGTGCTGTCCTCGTACGGCGAGGTGCCGGTCACGTTGTCGCCGCGGTTGGGGTTCGGGCGCGGCTGGCGGGGCTCGGCGTCGCCGTACTTCGCCTTGACCAGGCTCGCGTGGGTCGGCGTCTCGGGGACACCGGGCGCCCGAGTGGCCGCCATCTCCTTGCGGAGCACGGGGACGACCTCGGTGCCGAGGAGTTCGACCTGCTCAAGGGCGGCTTCGACGGGCAGTCCCAGGAGGTCGATGTTCCACAGCTGGCGCTGGTAGTCGCCGTAGCGCTGCCGGAAGTCCATGGTCTTGTCGATGACCAACTGGGGGCTGCCCACCGACAGCGGCGTAGCCTCCATGTAGTCGTCGAGGGAGTTGCCGCTGAACAGCGGGAAGGCCTCGAAGTAGGGGCGGAACCGGTTGACCGCGTCCTGTGACTTCCTGGCGATGAAGGCATGACCGCCGAGGCCGACGATCGCCTGTTCGGGCGTGCCGTGCCCATAGTGGGCGAAGCGGTCGCGGTAGAAGGAGATGAGCTGGTCGAAGTGCCCGTAGGGCGCCAGGACGTTGTTGGCGAAGAAGCCGTTGCCGTAGAAGGCGGCCTGCTCGGCGATCTCGGGGGTGCGGATGGATCCGTGCCACACGAACGGCGGAACGTCGTCGAGCGGACGCGGGGTGGACGTGAAACCCTGCAGCGCGGAGCGGGACTCGCCCTCCCAGTCGACCACGTCCTCCCGCCAGAGCCGGTGCAGCAGGTTGTAGTTCTCCAAGGCGAGGTGGACCCCCTTGCGGATGTCCTGACCGAACCACGGGTAGACCTGGACGGTGTTACCCCGGCCGACCATCAGGTCGACCCGCCCCTTGGCCAGGTGCTGGAGCATCGCGTACTCCTCGGCGATCCGCACCGGGTCATTGGTCGTGATCAAGGTCACGGAGGTGCTCAGCGTGATCCGCTCCGTGATGGCCGCGATGTGGCCGAGGAGCGTGGTCGGGGTGGACGAGAAGAACGGCGGGTTGTGGTGCTCGCCGATGGCGAAGACATCCAGACCCACCTCGTCCGCGCGCTTGGCGATACGCACGATCGCGTCGATGCGCTCCGCCTCGCTCGGGGTGTAGCCCGTGACGGGGTCACGGGTCACGTCGCTGACCGAGAATATTCCGAATTCCATCGTTGTGCTGCCTTTCTGAGCGCGTGAGGTCGCCGTACGACGATTACGCGGACCTGGACGGGGCGGCGATGCGACGGCCCCGTTCTCGCCCATCTCGCGGTATGGCCGCCAGAGAACTTGTCCTGCCGGCACAGCCGGGCCGTATCGGGCGAACCGGTAATCCTGCCATCCAGGGAGACGCCGGCTGGGCGTTCAGCGGGACCGCCGAGTCATGCAAGGTGCGGCGCGAGCAAATATACCCCGCAAATGTTGCTTGCGTACGCATCTTCTATTACTGTCGCGATCAAGACCCCCGCGGCGGCGGGTGCTTCACCGCGCGCCCCGGCCTCAGGAGCCGACGGCACTTTGCCGCAGGGACGATCACTGGAGTAATCGATGAAGTTCTCCTCCCTTGAAGGCTCCGCCAGTCCGGGCCGTCGAACGCTGCTCGGCGGGATGCTGGCCGCCACGGCCATGACGGGCATCGGCGTCGGCTCTGCCGCCGCGACCCCCAAGACCGCCTACCGGCCTCCCCGCACGATCAAGGTGATGGGACACGACGTCGACGTCAGCCGGGCCACACCCTGGCTGGCGGACTTCTTCACCTCCTACTTCGAGGCCAAGTCCGGAACCGACGTCGACCGCCTGATGGCGCACTTCTCACGCACATCGATCGTCTACACCGACGCCACCGTCGGCTGGGCCTTCCCCGACTGGCAGCACCTGTACGACCTCTTCGCCCAGCTCATGCCGACCTGGCCCGACTCCGCCATGGCCTACCCGACCCGCATCGTCGGCGACGACAACAGCGCCGTGGTCTTCTTCACCGACTCACCGGAACTGTTCGGCCGCGAACTGCGAGCCATCGGCACCATCAACTTCCACCACGGCAAGGTCGTCCGCTGGGTCGACCACTGGGACGGACGCTCCCTCACCGTCAAGGGCGTCGACGACATGCGCGTCCCCGTCGACCAGTTCCCCACCGACTTCGGAGAGAAGACGGTCGGCCAGACCGCCGCTCCGGCCCTCCGGGCGGTCGTCAGCAAACTGGTAGCCGCGCTGGCAGCCGGGGACGCGGCCAAGACCGCCATGCTCCTGGACCCGGACGTCGTCCTCGAGGACATGGCCCTGCACACCCAGGTGATCGGCCGGGGCCGGGCCGAGGAGTTCCTCAGCCACACCCTGGCGACCCTCCCCTACGGTCGGAACGTCACCCTGCGACACACTGTCGGCAGCGCCCAGGGCGGCGCCTTCGAGTGGATCAGCCGCACCCCACTGCCGCTGGGAGCCACCGCGCTCGAACTTGGCACGAACGGCCTGATCACCCGCATGACGTCCACCTGGGACAGCGCCCTGTGGCAGGAAACGGCCATCGGCCAGGTCCAGGCCGCCACGATCCTCGGCTGACCCCCACCCCGCGCCGGGCCGGCTCCCCACGGGAGCCGGCCCCATCCGCCCAGCTGCAAGCCGAAGCGAGTGGCCTCTTCGCTCCCACGTGCAGCTGGGCGCGCCAGGCTGGGGCGCAAGCATCACACGTGCGGACGCAAGCAGTTTGAGTTCTCACGGCACCCTTGTTGGCAGTCCGCACCTCACGGCGGCCCGAACGCTTGCCGGGCACGCCCCTCACGGGGTCTACGGGATCCGCAGATCAGGGCATATGTATCCGTTGAAGCAGTCATCTCTCTGCAGTGAACGAAGGTCGTCATGAAGATTGGTTTTGCACTTCCGTACCTGAACCATGTGGCCCATCAGGTCTCCCAGACAGCCGATTTCGCCCGAGAAGCGGAGAAGGCGGGCGCGGCAAGCCTGTGGGTAGGGGATCGGAACTTCGCGGCAGTCAATCCCACAATCGGAATCGGCGGTGCGGGTGACACCACGATTCCAGTGGAGTACCGGACTGCCGCGGACCCATTTGTGCTGCTCGGCGTTGCAGCTGCGACGACCGAGCGGGTACAGCTGGGCACCAACGTTTTGATCGCTCCCATCTACGCACCCGTGCAGTTGGCACGCAGCCTTACCACGATCGATCTCATCAGTGGAGGACGCCTCATTCCGGGCTTCGGTGTCGGCTGGTCACCCGAGGAGTTCACGGCAGCGAACCTGGACTTCAGCAAGCGCGGCGCCCGGACCAACGAGATGCTCGATGCGCTGGAGCTGCTCTGGACCGAGGACCCAGTGGAATACCACGGCCGGCACCTGGACCTTCCGCTGCAGCACTCTCCGCTGAAACCCGTGCAGAGGCCCCGTCCTCCCTTCTACATTGGCGCACCGACCGGGGCCAGTGCCGCGCTCAAGCGCATCGGAGAGCGCGCCGACGGCTGGCTGCCGGCGTCCATAGTTCCTGTCTTCGTGGACGCTGACGTCGTACTCGCACAGCGTGCGGTCATCGACGGGTTCGCCACAGCGGCAGGACGCGACCCATCGCAGATCGACACGATCATGCGCGTCAACATCGTCGAAGGGACCCCGCTCACCCAGGTCGCCGACGCGATCAAGTCCCTTGCCGAACGCACCGGCATCCAGCATTTCATGGTGGAATCCATGTCCCTGCCCCACATCGACGCCTCACTGGAACTGGTCACGCGGATGATGACACTCATCGGACGCGGCTGATCCTGAGTCGTGCCCATGCCCCGCAAGGAAACAGCCACAGCGCGCCCCTCCGGGTTTCCCGAGGGACCGGGACCGCACGGACAGACCCTCTCGCCGAAGACGGGGTTGTAAAAAGAACGGCTCTGTCTCATATCCGATGGTAACGAAATGTCATGTCGCTGAAGACCGTCCCGAAGTACTCTGCTGCGGATCGACGGGACCCTCCCGGCCCTTGCCGGCTTCCAGCCTGAAGCTGCTCCGCGAGGCTTTGGCAGCGTCACGTTGCGGGCCGACCTGCAGTTGTTACTCTGCGCATTCGGCCTCACTGGCTGTTACCACCGGATGTGAGACAGGGCTCAAAGAACGGGTCTGGCCCGTAGTCGGCGGTGACACGGGGTAGCCGTCCTTGATCATGAACTTGTGGTGGATAGCAACGCCCTCACCAGCGCCACGAACTTGGCCCGACCGCCGCGAGCGCTCAGCTCACAGGATCTGTTCGGCCCAAATGGTCTTGCCCAGTGGGGCGTAGCGGGTTCCCCAGCGATGGCAGCATTGGGCGACGAGGAAGAGCCCGCGTCCTCCTTCGTCGGTGGTGGCTGCTCGGCGGATGTGCGGCGAGCTGTTTGCCGCGTCGCTGACCTCGCAGATCAGTGTCCGGTCGAGGACCAACCGGAGTTGTATCGGATCACGGCCGTGGCGGATGGCATTGGTGACGAGCTCACTGACGATGAGCTCGGAGGCGAAGGCCAGGTGCTCCAGCCCCCACTGCTGAAGTTTCTGCAGTACGAGTGGGCGCATGTCGCCAACGGCCTCGGGTACCGGCGGCACCGTCCATACGGCCACCTTCTCGGGGTCGAGTGTGCGAGTCCGGGCGAGGAGCACTGCCAAGCCGTCTTCCTTTGTGAGGCCGGAAGCGACCAGGTCGGTGATGGCTCTGCACGTGTCGTCGAGTGGCCGGCTACGGCTGGCGATGACCGTGCCGAGCCGGGACGCGAGCCCGTCGGCCGTGTCGGCGGGGTACGGGAGGCGCTGACTGCAGAGCACCAGGGTGCTGCCCTCGTCGAGTTCCACCTCCAATGGCTCGAACACCGGGTCTCCCAGACCGAGCGGAGCGTTGATCGGCAGCTCGGGAAACACCGCCTCCCCATCCCGGCCGACGATGGCGGGCGGAGGATGACCGGCGCTCGCCATCACGCAGTGTCGTGAGATGGGGTCGTAGACGGCGTACAGGCAGGTCGAGCCCTTCAACGCCTCCACCACGGCTGCGGATCCGGTGGCGTGTTCGCGCTCGAGGAGCCGCGGCACCATGTCGTCGATCTGGCCCAGCAACTCGTCCGGAGTGAGTTCCACCTGCGCCAGCGTGCGGATCGCGGAGCAGATGTGCCCCATGCACGCGGCCGCCTGGAACCCCTTGCCCGGCACCGAGCCCACGACCAGGGCCACCCGCGCACCCGAGAGGGGAATCACATCGAACCAGTCGCCACCGGCTCCCGCGTGCACGCGCGACGGGCGGTAGTGGTGCGCCACCTCGACCGCGCTCTGATCGGCGACGCTGCGCGGCAACATGCTCGCATGGAGGGTGAGGGCCGCTCGGTGCTCGTTCGTGTATCGGCGCGCATTGTCCACGCACACAGCGGCGCGCGCGACGATCTCCTGAGCAAGAACAAGATCATCCGCCTCGAAGGGCTTCGCATGCCCCCGATACATATGGACGAAACCCAAGGTCGCCTCCCTGGCACGCAGAGGTACGAGAATCAAGGAGCCGATCTCGTGTCTGTGGACGGCCCGGATCCGCTGGTCAGCAGAATGCTGCATCCAGTCGGCATCAGGGTCGACGACCGGAATCAGCCTCGGTTGCCCGTCCATGAGGCTTTGCACATGAGGCGAGTCAGGGGGAAAATCGTGCAGCTCCCCCCGCTGCGCGAACCCCTCGAAGACGACGGGGTTGGTGGCCCTGCGCGCAGCGAGACGCACCCCGACCGGGCCAATGCGCATCGGCTCCGGCTCTGCCCCCGCCATGACGCTGTCCAAGAGGTCTATCACCGCAATGTCGGCAAAGCGCGGAACGAGCATGTCCACGAGTTCGTCCGCCGTGCGCGGCACGTCAAGCGTCGTGCCGATACGAACGGCGGCCTCGCCGATGAGCGACAGACGCTCACGAGCCTGGTACCGGTCGGTGATGTCAATGATCAAGTCGGTCACACCGAGAACGCTGTCGTCCGGTCCCGTCAGGACCACGGAGGACACATTCCACACATGGTCCCGCTCCGGATCTGCGGGGGTGCGCCCGCGATGAACGGCATTGACGACCGGCCGGCCCGTCTCCAGGACCTTCTTGAGCCGGGACTCGACCGCCGCGGCATCGAGCCCCGGAAGAACATCGCGGATGGAACGACCGAGCGCCCGCTCCTCGGGAAAACCGTGGATGTGCTCCAGGGCGGCATTGACCCGCACAAAGCGCAGGTCCCGGTCGTAGACGGCGATACCGACCGGCGCTTGAGTGAAGAGCGCCTCCAAGATCGCCTGGCCCTCCGCAACGGGCGAGGGGGGCGCGGGCACCGCGATGACAACGGTGCCCTCGATCCCGGGCCCTCCGGGCTCGAGCAACCGCGACGTGTGCAGAACAACATCGGCGGGGCGTCCGTCCCGGCCGGTGAGCACAGCACGGAGGGCCGGAGCAGACCCCAGCGTCGGCCCAGAGGCGTTCCCCGAAGTCGGTTCCGCGAATACCTCCGGCCACAGCACGGCTGCCGGCTGTCCGACGACGTCGAACGAGCTGTAACCGAAGAGCGCCTCAGCTCCGGCGCTCCATGCCGAGACAAGACCATGGTCGTCGAGAACGAAGCCGGCGATCTTCTCATCGCCAGGCGCGAGACGGCTCGCCGGAGACTTGCCCATTTCCTCAGTCCTGTCACACATAGTGATACTTGAGGGCTCAATGTCACTGCAGGTCGCCGCCGGTTGGTTCGCGTTGAAGGCCGCCCACCGGCGCGTCTCATGTTCAGCCTAGTCAGATCTCTTGCGGTGCGCCCGGTACCGTCCCCCGGCAAGCCCGGGGTTGCCACGACTGGCGGTCCAGACAGCAGCTGCGCAGTTCCGCCCAGCGTCCCCGGTGGGCCGAGTGCCACGCCCTCCGGGTGGTGCGCGTCGGCCGCCGGCCCCGCTTCGCTCATCGCAGGCCCTCCCTTCGCCCGCGCGTCGCAGCCGCGCCGCCTCCGGATGCGAGAGGCGGTGCTCACGTCCTGCGGCCGGCCGGCCCGGGGGTGCCGGTGCGCCGCCGCGGTGTGGGGGTCGCCCTTGCGTGGCCAGCGGGATGGTGAAGCCTGGAGAGACGTTGTCCGGGTCGTAGGCCATTGATTTTGCGCAGCCGCTCGAGAGTGGCCCGCGGGAACGCCGCGGTCAGGGCAAGAGTCCTGGTTGCCGCGCTCGTCCCAGCGCCCGAGGCCGCGGCACCGCCGGCGCGGCCACGGCGATAAGCGCCTACAGCTCGAGTAGTAGGTCGTTCGTCCCATGGCGCAAACGCCCCACCTGATATTTAATTGCTTGCGCACGCACTTCTACGGCATTTCAGTCCGGCCGGTCGCCGTGTCGTGTACGCGCGACATGCCGGGAGGACCGTCGGCCGACTTGGCTTCTCCCTCCCCCACGCGCCGGAGCCCCCGGGCTCAGGCGTTCAGCACCGAAATGGAACCACCATGCCCCACACACCCAACGTCGCAGTCATCTACTACTCCTCCACCGGCACCATTCACCAGCTGGCGGAGACCATCGCCACCGGTGCGTCCGAGGCAGGAGCCAACGTACGTCTGCTGCGCGTCGCCGAGCTCGCGCCCAAGGAAGTGATCGCGGGCGTCCAGCCGTGGGCCGACCACGCCGCCGCGACCGAGCACATCCCGGTCGCCACGCCGGACGACATCACCTGGGCCGACGCCGTCATATTCGGCACACCCACCCGCTTCGGCAACGTCGCCAGCCAGCTCAAGCAGTTCCTGGACACCCTCGGCGGCCTGTGGGCCCAGGGCCTGCTCGCCGACAAGGTGTACAGCGCCTTCACCTCCACAGCGCAGCTGCGCGGCGGCCAGGAGTCCACCCTGCTGGCGCTCTACAACTCCATCTACCACTTCGGCGGGTTCATCGTGCCCCCCGGCTTCACCGACCCCGTGAAGTTCGTCGACGGCAACCCCTACGGCACCTCGCACGTGACCGGTGCCGACGCGCAGTTCCCCGTCGACAGCACGGCCCGCGCCGCCGCCACCTTCCAGGGCCGGCGCATCGCCGACGTCACCCGGATCATGAAGGCCGGCCGCGCGGCGTGAAGGTCCCCCGGGCGTGGATGCCCGGACAACACGAGCCCCGGGCACCTCTGAACGAGGCACGAAACCAAATCAGTTCACAACACATGGAGTTTTGACATGTCAGTTCCGCAGACACACACGGGCCGCGTTGCCGTCGTCACCGGCGCCGCACGCGGTATCGGCCAGGCCATCGCCGTCGACCTCGGGGCGCGCGGCGCGACCGTTGTCGCCGTCGACCTCACCAGCCCTGACGAAACCGTCGCCCTGCTCGCCGACAAGGGCCACACCGCACTCGGTCTCACAGCGGACGTGTCCAGCCCGGAGCAGACCGCGGCCGTGGGACAGGAAGTCGCCGACCGCTTCGGCCGGGCCGACATCCTGGTCAACAACGCCGGCATCTTCCCCTTCCGCGACATCGAGGACCTGGACTACGACACCTGGAAGCGCGTGCTCGCGGTCAACCTCGACTCGCAGTTCCTCATGGTCAAGGCCGTACTGGCGACCATGAAGAA
This sequence is a window from Streptomyces sp. NBC_01217. Protein-coding genes within it:
- a CDS encoding CE1759 family FMN reductase, translating into MTDDTAHPQADREQPAHPSLSLVVVSGGTGNPSSSRLLADRIAQKTADLLRIQGRALTIQVIELAPIAVDIAQAIVSGFPGERLLATIRQLAAADGVIASSPVYTAGISGLFKSFFDVLDNDLIVAKPLLLAATAGSARHALVVDDHMRPMLAFMRTLTVPTSVFAAPEDWGDSALGARIGRAATELAVLMSSGVGAAIADNAWSSYQHHFGGNATRTEQTAADVDFDSPLMRLAAGGAPPPQSDQSAT
- a CDS encoding CE1758 family FMN-dependent luciferase-like monooxygenase, which gives rise to MEFGIFSVSDVTRDPVTGYTPSEAERIDAIVRIAKRADEVGLDVFAIGEHHNPPFFSSTPTTLLGHIAAITERITLSTSVTLITTNDPVRIAEEYAMLQHLAKGRVDLMVGRGNTVQVYPWFGQDIRKGVHLALENYNLLHRLWREDVVDWEGESRSALQGFTSTPRPLDDVPPFVWHGSIRTPEIAEQAAFYGNGFFANNVLAPYGHFDQLISFYRDRFAHYGHGTPEQAIVGLGGHAFIARKSQDAVNRFRPYFEAFPLFSGNSLDDYMEATPLSVGSPQLVIDKTMDFRQRYGDYQRQLWNIDLLGLPVEAALEQVELLGTEVVPVLRKEMAATRAPGVPETPTHASLVKAKYGDAEPRQPRPNPNRGDNVTGTSPYEDSTPAFAARYPEIG
- a CDS encoding SDR family NAD(P)-dependent oxidoreductase, yielding MSVPQTHTGRVAVVTGAARGIGQAIAVDLGARGATVVAVDLTSPDETVALLADKGHTALGLTADVSSPEQTAAVGQEVADRFGRADILVNNAGIFPFRDIEDLDYDTWKRVLAVNLDSQFLMVKAVLATMKKGGWGRIVNLTSNSIVTNIPGLSHYMASKMGNIGFSRGLANDLAPFGITVNAVGPTLTITPGSQQVHPQEARDAAAQAQAIKRNGLPEDLTGTIAFLTSDDAAFVTGQTIMADGGYAR
- a CDS encoding SpoIIE family protein phosphatase: MGKSPASRLAPGDEKIAGFVLDDHGLVSAWSAGAEALFGYSSFDVVGQPAAVLWPEVFAEPTSGNASGPTLGSAPALRAVLTGRDGRPADVVLHTSRLLEPGGPGIEGTVVIAVPAPPSPVAEGQAILEALFTQAPVGIAVYDRDLRFVRVNAALEHIHGFPEERALGRSIRDVLPGLDAAAVESRLKKVLETGRPVVNAVHRGRTPADPERDHVWNVSSVVLTGPDDSVLGVTDLIIDITDRYQARERLSLIGEAAVRIGTTLDVPRTADELVDMLVPRFADIAVIDLLDSVMAGAEPEPMRIGPVGVRLAARRATNPVVFEGFAQRGELHDFPPDSPHVQSLMDGQPRLIPVVDPDADWMQHSADQRIRAVHRHEIGSLILVPLRAREATLGFVHMYRGHAKPFEADDLVLAQEIVARAAVCVDNARRYTNEHRAALTLHASMLPRSVADQSAVEVAHHYRPSRVHAGAGGDWFDVIPLSGARVALVVGSVPGKGFQAAACMGHICSAIRTLAQVELTPDELLGQIDDMVPRLLEREHATGSAAVVEALKGSTCLYAVYDPISRHCVMASAGHPPPAIVGRDGEAVFPELPINAPLGLGDPVFEPLEVELDEGSTLVLCSQRLPYPADTADGLASRLGTVIASRSRPLDDTCRAITDLVASGLTKEDGLAVLLARTRTLDPEKVAVWTVPPVPEAVGDMRPLVLQKLQQWGLEHLAFASELIVSELVTNAIRHGRDPIQLRLVLDRTLICEVSDAANSSPHIRRAATTDEGGRGLFLVAQCCHRWGTRYAPLGKTIWAEQIL
- a CDS encoding IS5 family transposase, with product MTDAEWAEVRSVMPVPAWLLKRGGRPEAFCHREMLDAVRYLVDNGVKWTALPVDFPYWRAVYDFFRRWRSYDYVRELYERLRRSARERTGRNAEPSGGIIDSQSVDASETVGEDSRGYDGGKSCDGRKRHILTDTEGLLLEVTVTTADVHDSKAAPALLEAFMEQPGRLLKLVWVDSAYQGPALAKAFARHGVRIEVVRRSDGQRGFVVLARRWVVERTLSWLSRSRRLNRDHERRPDHHQQMVWWAAVIRLSRRLAADAPRWPEKRPERLLPAPA
- a CDS encoding TIGR03619 family F420-dependent LLM class oxidoreductase, which translates into the protein MKIGFALPYLNHVAHQVSQTADFAREAEKAGAASLWVGDRNFAAVNPTIGIGGAGDTTIPVEYRTAADPFVLLGVAAATTERVQLGTNVLIAPIYAPVQLARSLTTIDLISGGRLIPGFGVGWSPEEFTAANLDFSKRGARTNEMLDALELLWTEDPVEYHGRHLDLPLQHSPLKPVQRPRPPFYIGAPTGASAALKRIGERADGWLPASIVPVFVDADVVLAQRAVIDGFATAAGRDPSQIDTIMRVNIVEGTPLTQVADAIKSLAERTGIQHFMVESMSLPHIDASLELVTRMMTLIGRG
- the wrbA gene encoding NAD(P)H:quinone oxidoreductase, with product MPHTPNVAVIYYSSTGTIHQLAETIATGASEAGANVRLLRVAELAPKEVIAGVQPWADHAAATEHIPVATPDDITWADAVIFGTPTRFGNVASQLKQFLDTLGGLWAQGLLADKVYSAFTSTAQLRGGQESTLLALYNSIYHFGGFIVPPGFTDPVKFVDGNPYGTSHVTGADAQFPVDSTARAAATFQGRRIADVTRIMKAGRAA